A region from the Oceanidesulfovibrio marinus genome encodes:
- a CDS encoding Spy/CpxP family protein refolding chaperone translates to MRRTLFIPLAIMAILVVAAIAQAQPDQTPPAAQQYGCPYAKGTAAGPLSPEKQEAVQKAFDEFQDKMEPLRDDMWAYHTELDALSQAGADQKTITDLVEKMREVRKQMYAQRTDLRAKLDAIGVPGGFGRGCGGPGFGPGMMGQRGGCGGYGPGMMGSRGGPGMRGPHHGRGGGYGMMGPRGGCGGYGPGGCGAY, encoded by the coding sequence ATGAGACGCACACTTTTCATCCCTCTGGCGATTATGGCGATTCTGGTTGTGGCCGCCATTGCCCAGGCCCAGCCCGACCAGACGCCGCCGGCGGCGCAGCAGTACGGATGCCCCTATGCCAAGGGAACGGCCGCGGGGCCGCTTTCCCCCGAGAAACAGGAAGCCGTGCAGAAGGCGTTCGATGAGTTTCAGGATAAGATGGAGCCCCTGCGCGACGACATGTGGGCGTACCACACCGAGCTCGACGCCCTGAGCCAGGCCGGAGCCGACCAGAAGACCATCACCGACCTGGTCGAGAAAATGCGCGAGGTGCGCAAGCAGATGTATGCCCAGCGTACGGACCTGCGCGCCAAGCTCGATGCGATCGGCGTGCCCGGCGGTTTTGGTCGCGGTTGCGGCGGTCCCGGATTTGGTCCTGGCATGATGGGGCAGCGCGGTGGCTGCGGCGGCTACGGTCCCGGCATGATGGGCTCGCGCGGCGGTCCTGGCATGCGTGGTCCCCACCACGGTCGCGGCGGTGGTTACGGCATGATGGGGCCCCGTGGCGGTTGCGGTGGCTACGGCCCTGGCGGCTGCGGAGCATATTAG
- a CDS encoding Mut7-C RNAse domain-containing protein — MEFVLGGDLDALLHHRYREQCVDGVLRYPLGRRTSVKDALEAVGPPHTEVESLIVDGRPVDFGHRLQEGQRVEVLAPEPPVDFHTPTQLKPWAPGRPAFLADVNVGGLATQLRVLGFDTLYDNTLDDEDAAAMAEAERRIVLTRDRALLKRSNVVWGRLLRAQEPEEQLAEVLTLYGLRPPFATFTRCVRCNDLLVDVAKADVLHLLEPKTKKYYDAFKMCPSCGRVYWAGSHHERLQERVEWLSRRLEEGEKKNFANS; from the coding sequence GTGGAGTTTGTTCTTGGAGGCGATCTTGATGCGCTGCTGCATCACCGCTACCGGGAGCAGTGCGTGGACGGCGTGCTCCGCTACCCGCTGGGCCGGCGCACCTCGGTGAAGGATGCGCTGGAGGCGGTGGGCCCGCCGCATACAGAGGTGGAGTCGCTTATCGTGGACGGGCGGCCAGTGGATTTCGGCCATCGGCTCCAGGAGGGGCAGCGCGTGGAAGTGCTGGCCCCGGAGCCGCCGGTGGACTTCCATACGCCGACGCAGCTCAAGCCATGGGCGCCGGGCCGGCCGGCATTCCTGGCGGACGTGAACGTGGGCGGGCTGGCCACGCAGCTCCGTGTGCTTGGGTTCGATACTCTGTACGACAACACCCTGGACGACGAAGACGCCGCTGCGATGGCCGAGGCGGAGCGGCGCATCGTGCTCACGCGGGACCGCGCGCTGCTCAAGCGCAGCAACGTGGTCTGGGGCAGGTTGCTGCGAGCGCAGGAGCCGGAAGAGCAGCTTGCCGAGGTGCTGACCCTCTACGGGCTGCGGCCGCCCTTCGCCACCTTCACGCGCTGCGTGCGCTGCAACGATCTCCTGGTGGACGTGGCCAAGGCGGATGTGCTGCACCTTTTGGAGCCGAAGACCAAGAAGTACTATGACGCGTTCAAGATGTGCCCCTCATGCGGCCGGGTGTACTGGGCCGGATCGCATCACGAGCGACTGCAGGAGCGTGTGGAATGGCTCTCCAGGCGGCTTGAGGAAGGGGAAAAAAAGAATTTTGCAAATTCGTGA
- a CDS encoding ATP-binding protein, translating into MQTSSKSSSSWLVAGAVAVLVAVVTVWALRDIQRNRESTGRLLAQQGAGLIKALEAGARTGMRGRLGRGVRLEALLQEAGRQDNILFIAVTDRTGRILAHSNPARIEQPLFPPPVMSGFMPGPHAKSRLVPKPPDGPPNPDHPGQLEDAPGDVFLVYRDFLDPREARNRHGMNQFLCPGACPPDRAAQQFGHSLVIFVGLDPAPFYEAVHADARATIFFALLILAAGGAAIAALSWAARARASGRKLSEARAFADELVANLPAGLIACDASGTVVSMNESAGAILQLDTEEHIGRKPEDFLTGELYDVFAAAHAGKRVVEQEIAVPAGTPAAPQERTLLVSASTVSTANGEAAGSVLILRDVSELKQLEEQVRRQEKLAAVGQLAAGVAHEIRNPLSSIKGFAVHLGSRFPKDSADAQAARTLVAETDRLNRVVTELIEYARPTEAARQPTDPAMVIEHTLRLVRQQAADAGVTARFEPCGELYDVDIDPDRVNQALLNLCLNAIQAMDHGGELIVRACVENGALRIDVEDTGPGIDPDLFEQIFDPYYTTKASGQGLGLAVVRKVAQAHGGYVEIDSAPGAGSRFTLVLPFTRSDS; encoded by the coding sequence ATGCAGACCTCATCCAAATCCTCATCGAGCTGGCTCGTAGCCGGTGCCGTGGCCGTTCTCGTGGCTGTGGTCACCGTCTGGGCGCTTCGCGACATCCAACGCAACCGGGAATCCACGGGCCGGCTGCTCGCCCAGCAGGGCGCCGGGCTCATCAAGGCCCTGGAGGCCGGCGCGCGCACCGGCATGCGCGGCAGGCTGGGCCGTGGCGTGCGGCTCGAAGCACTGCTGCAGGAAGCTGGCCGCCAGGACAACATCCTGTTTATCGCGGTGACGGACCGCACGGGCCGCATCCTGGCGCACAGCAACCCGGCGCGGATCGAGCAGCCGCTCTTCCCACCGCCGGTCATGAGCGGCTTCATGCCCGGCCCCCACGCCAAATCGCGGCTCGTGCCCAAGCCGCCGGACGGGCCTCCGAACCCCGATCACCCCGGCCAGCTGGAGGACGCCCCGGGCGACGTGTTCCTGGTCTATCGCGACTTTCTGGACCCCCGCGAGGCACGCAACAGACACGGCATGAACCAGTTCCTCTGCCCTGGCGCCTGCCCGCCGGACCGCGCCGCGCAGCAGTTCGGCCACTCCCTGGTAATCTTCGTGGGCCTGGACCCCGCGCCGTTCTACGAGGCCGTGCACGCCGACGCCCGCGCCACCATCTTCTTTGCGCTGCTCATTCTCGCGGCCGGCGGCGCGGCCATCGCCGCGCTCTCCTGGGCCGCACGGGCGCGCGCATCCGGCCGCAAGCTTTCCGAGGCCCGGGCCTTTGCCGACGAGCTCGTGGCCAACCTGCCCGCCGGGCTCATTGCCTGCGACGCCTCCGGCACCGTGGTCTCCATGAACGAATCCGCCGGGGCCATCCTCCAGCTCGATACGGAGGAGCACATCGGCCGCAAACCCGAGGACTTCCTCACAGGCGAGCTGTATGACGTCTTTGCCGCGGCCCACGCCGGCAAGCGCGTGGTGGAGCAGGAGATCGCCGTGCCGGCAGGCACGCCCGCCGCGCCGCAGGAGCGCACCCTGCTCGTCTCCGCATCCACCGTGAGCACAGCCAACGGCGAGGCTGCCGGCAGCGTGCTCATCCTGCGCGACGTGAGCGAGCTCAAGCAGCTGGAGGAACAGGTCCGGCGCCAGGAGAAGCTGGCCGCCGTGGGCCAGCTCGCGGCCGGCGTGGCGCATGAAATCCGCAACCCGCTAAGCTCCATTAAGGGCTTTGCCGTGCACCTGGGCAGCCGTTTTCCCAAAGACAGCGCAGACGCCCAGGCCGCGCGGACCCTGGTGGCCGAAACTGACCGTTTGAACCGCGTGGTCACCGAACTCATCGAGTACGCCCGGCCCACCGAGGCGGCGCGGCAGCCCACCGACCCGGCCATGGTCATCGAGCACACCCTGCGTCTGGTCCGCCAGCAGGCTGCGGACGCCGGCGTAACCGCGCGGTTCGAGCCGTGCGGCGAGCTGTACGACGTGGACATCGACCCGGACCGCGTGAACCAGGCGCTGCTCAACCTCTGCCTCAACGCCATCCAGGCCATGGATCACGGCGGCGAGCTGATCGTGCGCGCCTGCGTGGAAAACGGTGCGCTACGGATCGATGTCGAGGACACCGGCCCGGGCATCGACCCTGATCTCTTTGAGCAGATCTTCGATCCATACTATACGACAAAGGCGAGCGGGCAGGGCCTCGGCCTGGCCGTGGTGCGCAAGGTCGCCCAGGCGCACGGCGGGTACGTGGAGATCGACTCCGCGCCCGGCGCCGGCAGCCGCTTCACCCTTGTCCTGCCATTCACGCGGAGCGATTCATGA
- a CDS encoding M48 family metallopeptidase has product MEHVYLAVALAAIAGGFFLESMVRRATMHSLPAVPPKELDDSYAPGEFSRFIHYTRARLHFGNVQGVITSGAIFLFIALGGIGLADFWAASIATSLGFDGFNAASMSGDIVRGLIFLVILAVLSAALGLPFTLYDTFVLEERYGFNRTTWKTFLLDRIKGAILTALLGGPLIALVIAAFHLAGSWAWLAGWAVASAFSLLMLWLGPSLLLPLFNKFEPLEEGELRSDIEKYCSAQNVDVTGVFVMDGSRRSSRSNAFVTGLGSKKRIALFDTLMESLQTNEIVAVLAHEVGHYTLGHIPRTVALSLIRNAALFFLLGLALADPDLYASFGVTGMPVAAGLVCFGLVIAPLSYVLGVVDNALSRKHERQADAYAARTLGKALNIDAGASLAGALKKLTTDNLANPSPPRIAVVLHHSHPPLLERIRSLRSQAA; this is encoded by the coding sequence ATGGAACACGTCTACCTCGCTGTTGCTCTGGCCGCCATTGCAGGCGGCTTTTTCCTGGAATCCATGGTGCGCCGGGCAACAATGCACAGCCTGCCGGCCGTTCCGCCCAAGGAGCTGGACGACAGCTACGCGCCGGGCGAGTTCAGCCGCTTCATCCACTACACCCGCGCGCGCCTGCATTTCGGCAATGTCCAGGGCGTCATCACCTCCGGAGCGATTTTTCTTTTCATTGCCCTGGGCGGCATCGGCCTCGCGGACTTCTGGGCCGCGTCCATAGCCACCTCCCTGGGTTTCGATGGCTTCAACGCCGCCAGCATGTCCGGCGATATCGTGCGCGGTCTCATCTTCCTGGTCATCCTCGCCGTGCTCTCCGCCGCCCTCGGCCTGCCGTTCACGCTGTACGACACCTTTGTTCTTGAAGAACGCTACGGCTTCAATCGTACCACATGGAAGACGTTTCTGCTCGACCGGATCAAGGGCGCGATTCTTACGGCGCTGCTGGGCGGTCCGCTGATTGCGCTGGTCATCGCCGCCTTCCACCTGGCCGGAAGCTGGGCCTGGCTCGCCGGCTGGGCCGTGGCCTCGGCCTTCTCCCTGCTTATGCTCTGGCTCGGCCCCTCCCTGCTGCTGCCGCTGTTCAACAAGTTCGAGCCCTTGGAGGAGGGCGAGCTGCGTAGCGATATCGAGAAGTACTGCTCGGCCCAGAACGTCGATGTGACCGGCGTCTTTGTCATGGACGGCTCGCGCCGCTCATCGCGTTCCAACGCCTTTGTCACCGGGCTGGGGTCCAAGAAGCGTATCGCGCTTTTCGACACCCTTATGGAATCCCTGCAGACCAACGAGATCGTTGCCGTGCTGGCGCACGAGGTGGGCCATTACACGCTGGGGCATATCCCGCGCACGGTGGCGCTTTCCCTGATACGCAACGCCGCGCTCTTCTTCCTCCTGGGGCTGGCCCTTGCCGATCCGGACCTGTACGCCTCCTTCGGCGTGACGGGCATGCCGGTAGCGGCCGGGCTGGTCTGCTTCGGTCTGGTCATCGCGCCCCTCTCCTACGTGCTTGGCGTGGTGGATAACGCCCTGTCGCGCAAGCACGAACGCCAGGCCGACGCCTATGCCGCGCGCACCCTGGGCAAGGCTCTGAACATCGACGCCGGCGCGAGCCTGGCCGGGGCACTGAAAAAACTCACCACGGACAACCTTGCCAACCCGTCGCCCCCGCGCATCGCCGTGGTGCTGCACCACTCCCATCCGCCGCTTCTGGAACGTATCCGCAGCCTGCGCTCGCAAGCCGCCTGA
- a CDS encoding P-II family nitrogen regulator, which translates to MFSMVRAVVRPEKDNDVLAALMDAGFPAVTKFSVAGRGKQRGIKIGEITYDEIPKTLLMCVISESDKDFVVKTIMEAARTGEKGAFGDGKIFITPVEEVYTISSGIKETAPGEVEEVS; encoded by the coding sequence ATGTTCAGCATGGTTAGGGCCGTGGTTCGGCCGGAAAAGGACAACGACGTATTGGCAGCCCTTATGGATGCGGGATTTCCCGCAGTGACCAAGTTTTCGGTTGCCGGCCGCGGCAAGCAGCGCGGCATCAAGATCGGCGAGATCACCTATGACGAGATTCCCAAGACGCTGCTCATGTGCGTCATCTCGGAATCCGACAAGGACTTCGTGGTGAAGACCATCATGGAAGCCGCGCGCACCGGCGAAAAGGGCGCGTTCGGCGACGGCAAGATCTTCATCACCCCGGTCGAGGAAGTCTACACAATCTCGTCCGGCATCAAGGAGACCGCTCCCGGAGAGGTCGAGGAGGTTTCCTAG
- a CDS encoding P-II family nitrogen regulator, translating into MKEIMAVIRMNMVNQTKKALSDNGVDAFFAREATGRGKGLVSRDILEGAEKGHEEAVALLGDKGRLYPKRVLTVVVPDEQVDTVVKTIMKVNITGKPGDGKIFVMPVLDSVRVRTGESGDASIA; encoded by the coding sequence ATGAAGGAGATCATGGCAGTCATCCGCATGAACATGGTGAACCAGACCAAGAAGGCCCTCTCGGACAACGGCGTGGATGCATTCTTCGCCCGCGAGGCCACGGGCCGGGGCAAGGGACTGGTCAGCCGCGACATCCTCGAAGGCGCGGAAAAGGGTCACGAGGAAGCGGTCGCCCTGCTGGGCGACAAGGGCCGGCTCTACCCCAAGCGGGTGCTCACCGTCGTCGTTCCGGACGAGCAGGTGGACACCGTGGTCAAGACCATCATGAAGGTGAACATCACGGGCAAACCAGGCGACGGCAAGATTTTTGTCATGCCTGTGCTGGACTCCGTACGCGTCCGCACCGGTGAGTCCGGCGATGCCTCCATCGCCTAG
- the nifD gene encoding nitrogenase molybdenum-iron protein alpha chain, with the protein MATKDKLVNFTNRDLNDLKEELLKKYPPKVARKRAKQFMVNEATDGNPPEIQANVRTIPGIITMRGCTYAGCKGVILGPTRDIVNITHGPIGCGFYSWLTRRNQTKPESNDDWNFMPYAFSTDMSEHDIVFGGEKKLKQAIREAYEIFKPKAIAIFATCPVGLIGDDIHAAAREVKQDLNDKGVDINIFGFSCEGYKGVSQSAGHHIANNQIFSHVVGLDDDAKPAKYSINMLGEYNIGGDAFVIEELLNRCGIEINSTFSGNSTYDQFARAHTADLNCIMCHRSINYVAEMMETKFGIPWIKVNFLGVDSTAKSMRKIAQYFGDKELIEKVEEVIAEEMPAVEMALADIKPRTEGKTAMLFVGGSRAHHYQDLFKEMGMRTLAAGYEFAHRDDYEGRRVLGDIKVDADSRNIEELEVEACPTRFKPRKTEEEKAQLEAEGFEFKGYDGIMSDMSTDSLVIDDLNQYEADELVKRFRPDVFCAGIKEKFGIQKMGIPMKQLHSYDSGGPYAGFKGAVNFYKEIDRLVNSRVWSFMKAPWEKNPELSATFVWENN; encoded by the coding sequence ATGGCTACGAAAGACAAGCTGGTGAACTTCACCAACAGGGATTTGAACGACCTGAAGGAGGAACTGCTCAAGAAGTATCCTCCGAAGGTCGCCAGAAAGCGGGCCAAGCAGTTTATGGTCAACGAGGCCACAGACGGCAACCCGCCAGAGATACAGGCCAACGTCCGGACCATCCCGGGCATCATCACCATGCGCGGCTGCACCTACGCCGGCTGCAAGGGCGTTATTCTGGGCCCCACCCGCGACATCGTGAACATCACCCACGGGCCTATCGGCTGCGGTTTCTACTCCTGGCTTACCCGCCGCAACCAAACCAAGCCCGAGTCCAACGACGATTGGAACTTCATGCCGTACGCCTTCTCCACGGACATGAGCGAGCATGACATCGTGTTCGGCGGCGAGAAGAAGCTCAAGCAGGCCATCCGCGAGGCGTATGAGATCTTCAAGCCCAAGGCTATCGCGATCTTCGCCACCTGCCCCGTGGGCCTGATCGGCGACGACATCCACGCTGCGGCTCGCGAGGTCAAGCAGGATCTGAATGACAAGGGCGTCGACATCAACATCTTCGGCTTTTCCTGCGAAGGGTACAAGGGTGTCTCCCAGTCCGCCGGCCACCACATCGCCAACAACCAGATCTTCAGCCACGTTGTGGGTCTGGACGATGACGCCAAGCCGGCCAAGTACAGCATCAACATGCTGGGCGAGTACAACATCGGCGGCGACGCATTCGTTATCGAAGAGCTGCTCAACCGCTGCGGCATCGAGATCAACTCCACGTTCTCGGGCAACTCCACCTACGACCAGTTCGCCCGGGCGCATACCGCCGACCTCAACTGCATCATGTGCCACCGGTCCATCAACTACGTGGCCGAGATGATGGAGACCAAGTTCGGCATTCCGTGGATCAAGGTGAACTTCCTGGGCGTGGACTCCACGGCCAAGAGCATGCGCAAGATCGCCCAGTACTTCGGCGACAAGGAGCTCATCGAGAAGGTCGAGGAAGTCATTGCCGAGGAAATGCCCGCGGTCGAGATGGCCCTGGCCGACATCAAGCCCCGCACCGAAGGCAAGACGGCCATGCTGTTCGTGGGCGGCTCCCGCGCGCACCACTACCAGGATCTGTTCAAGGAAATGGGCATGCGCACCCTGGCCGCTGGTTACGAGTTCGCACACCGTGACGACTACGAAGGCCGCCGCGTGCTTGGCGACATCAAGGTCGACGCCGACTCCCGGAACATCGAGGAGCTCGAGGTGGAAGCCTGTCCCACGCGCTTCAAGCCGCGCAAGACCGAGGAAGAGAAGGCCCAGCTTGAGGCCGAGGGCTTCGAGTTCAAGGGATACGACGGCATCATGTCCGACATGTCCACGGACTCCCTCGTCATCGACGACCTCAACCAGTACGAGGCCGACGAGCTGGTCAAGCGGTTCCGCCCGGACGTCTTCTGCGCCGGCATCAAGGAAAAGTTCGGCATCCAGAAGATGGGCATTCCCATGAAGCAGCTGCACTCCTACGACTCCGGCGGCCCTTATGCCGGATTCAAGGGCGCGGTGAACTTCTACAAGGAAATCGACCGACTGGTGAACAGCCGTGTCTGGAGCTTCATGAAGGCTCCCTGGGAAAAGAACCCCGAGCTCTCCGCCACGTTCGTGTGGGAGAACAACTAA
- a CDS encoding sigma 54-interacting transcriptional regulator, which translates to MRQNIIALELQVLYEISRVIGETLDLDETIGVILRILGEELSMKRATVTLQDDQSEKLLIRTSHGLNDEEIRRGVYNLDEGVTGRIFRTAKPFVVPDIAKEPLFLDKTKSRRFEKDKVSFIGVPIMLHGHPIGVLNVDRLFGLDVSFEEDIRFLTIVATLISQMVNIQRQVRAREENLRLENVSLKAKLSQNYQRFFIVGKSRPMARVLQLIEKVAPTKATVLLLGESGTGKSLIARIIHELSDRSNHTFTMVNCASLPETLLESELFGHEKGAFTGATDSKAGRFEEANKGTVFLDEIGEIPMNIQVKLLRFLQDREFERLGSTKTRRVDVRIVAATNKDLEAEVAAGRFREDLYYRLNVFPILVPPLRERKEDIPALLNHFLDKLSKEYDRRLRLTSKALDAMVRYDWPGNVREMENLMERLSIMTDGDTIELSDIPSFFFHKTDVPMQRPPELASLEDIEKHEIIAALERNGWVQSRAARELNITLRQIGYRIKKFGLEGVVAERRGR; encoded by the coding sequence ATGCGTCAGAATATAATAGCTTTGGAGCTCCAGGTCCTTTACGAGATCAGCCGTGTGATAGGCGAGACCCTCGATCTCGATGAGACTATCGGGGTGATCCTGCGCATCCTTGGCGAAGAGCTCTCCATGAAACGCGCCACTGTGACGCTGCAGGACGACCAGTCCGAAAAGTTGCTCATCCGCACATCGCACGGCCTCAACGACGAGGAGATCCGCCGCGGAGTGTACAACCTCGATGAAGGCGTCACGGGCCGCATCTTCCGTACGGCCAAGCCGTTCGTGGTGCCGGACATCGCCAAGGAGCCCCTGTTCCTGGACAAGACCAAATCGCGCCGGTTCGAGAAGGACAAGGTCTCGTTCATCGGCGTGCCCATCATGCTGCACGGCCACCCCATCGGCGTGCTCAACGTGGACCGGCTCTTCGGTCTCGACGTCTCCTTTGAGGAGGATATCCGCTTCCTCACCATCGTGGCCACGCTCATCTCGCAGATGGTGAACATCCAGCGCCAGGTTCGCGCTCGCGAGGAGAATCTGCGGCTGGAGAACGTCAGCCTCAAGGCTAAGCTTTCCCAGAACTACCAGCGGTTCTTCATCGTGGGCAAAAGCCGGCCCATGGCGCGGGTGCTCCAGCTCATCGAGAAGGTGGCCCCCACCAAGGCCACGGTGCTGCTGCTGGGCGAATCGGGCACGGGCAAGTCGCTCATCGCGCGGATCATCCACGAGCTTTCGGACCGCTCCAACCATACCTTCACCATGGTCAACTGCGCCTCCCTGCCGGAGACGCTTCTGGAAAGCGAGCTCTTCGGCCACGAGAAGGGCGCCTTCACCGGGGCCACGGACTCCAAGGCCGGGCGGTTCGAGGAGGCGAACAAGGGCACGGTGTTCCTGGACGAGATCGGCGAGATCCCCATGAACATCCAGGTCAAGCTGCTGCGCTTCCTGCAGGACCGCGAGTTCGAGCGGCTCGGCTCCACCAAGACGCGGCGGGTGGATGTACGCATCGTGGCCGCCACGAACAAGGACCTGGAGGCCGAGGTCGCGGCCGGCCGCTTCCGCGAGGATCTGTACTACCGGCTGAACGTGTTTCCGATTCTGGTGCCGCCGTTGCGTGAGCGCAAGGAGGACATCCCGGCGCTACTCAACCATTTTCTGGACAAGCTCTCCAAGGAGTACGACCGCCGCCTGCGGCTGACGTCCAAGGCGTTGGACGCCATGGTGCGTTACGACTGGCCGGGCAACGTGCGCGAGATGGAGAACCTGATGGAGCGGTTGTCCATCATGACCGACGGCGACACCATCGAGCTGAGCGACATTCCCTCGTTCTTCTTCCACAAGACAGACGTGCCCATGCAGCGGCCGCCGGAGCTGGCCTCGCTGGAGGACATCGAGAAGCACGAGATCATCGCCGCGCTGGAGCGCAACGGCTGGGTGCAGTCGCGGGCCGCGCGGGAGCTGAACATCACGCTGCGGCAGATCGGCTACCGGATCAAGAAGTTCGGTCTGGAAGGCGTGGTGGCCGAGCGGCGGGGACGGTAG
- the nifH gene encoding nitrogenase iron protein produces MRKIAIYGKGGIGKSTTTQNTVAGLAEMGKKVMVVGCDPKADSTRLLLHGLNQQTVLDTLREEGEDVEIEDIVKEGYGGTMCTESGGPEPGVGCAGRGIITSINLLEQLGAYKEEKELDYVFYDVLGDVVCGGFAMPIREGKAQEIYIVVSGEMMAMYAANNICKGIVKYADAGGVRLGGLICNSRNVDNEQEMIEELAKRLGTQMIHFVPRENQVQRAEINRKTVIDFSPEHPQADEYRTLAKKIDGNEMFIVPTPLAIEELEQLLIDFGIAN; encoded by the coding sequence ATGAGAAAGATCGCTATCTACGGCAAGGGCGGAATCGGAAAGTCCACTACCACGCAGAACACCGTCGCCGGTCTCGCAGAGATGGGCAAGAAGGTCATGGTCGTCGGCTGCGACCCCAAGGCCGACTCCACCCGCCTGCTGTTGCACGGCCTCAACCAGCAGACCGTTCTCGACACCCTGCGTGAAGAGGGCGAGGACGTCGAAATCGAAGATATCGTCAAGGAAGGCTACGGCGGCACCATGTGCACCGAGTCCGGCGGCCCCGAGCCCGGCGTTGGTTGCGCCGGCCGCGGCATCATCACCTCCATCAACCTTCTGGAGCAGCTCGGCGCCTACAAGGAAGAGAAAGAGCTCGACTACGTGTTCTACGACGTCCTCGGCGACGTTGTCTGCGGCGGCTTCGCCATGCCTATTCGTGAAGGCAAGGCCCAGGAGATCTACATCGTCGTCTCCGGCGAGATGATGGCCATGTATGCGGCCAACAACATCTGCAAAGGCATCGTGAAGTACGCGGACGCCGGCGGCGTGCGCCTCGGCGGTCTCATCTGCAACAGCCGTAACGTCGACAACGAGCAGGAGATGATCGAGGAGCTGGCCAAGCGTCTGGGCACCCAGATGATCCACTTCGTACCCCGCGAAAACCAGGTGCAGCGCGCCGAGATCAACCGCAAAACCGTCATCGACTTCTCGCCTGAGCATCCCCAGGCCGACGAGTACCGCACTCTGGCCAAGAAGATCGACGGCAACGAGATGTTCATCGTGCCTACGCCGCTGGCTATCGAGGAGCTCGAGCAGCTGCTCATCGACTTCGGCATCGCCAACTAG
- the nifK gene encoding nitrogenase molybdenum-iron protein subunit beta, whose product MDKLLRHTPTEVAERKALSINPAKTCQPIGAMYAALGIHGCLPHSHGSQGCCAYHRSMLTRHYKEPVSAATSSFTEGSSVFGGQSNLLQAINNIFTVYEPDVIAVHTTCLSETIGDDVPQIVDKAKKDGKVPDNKYVVSASTPSYVGSHVTGFANMVRGMIKDFAEPTGKKNGKVNIIPGFVEPSDMEEVKRLAELMKVKTIVMPDTSGVLNGPLTGEFHMFPEGGVTVDELKDSANSRGTLALGEWASAEGARYLDTEYKVPCTVLPLPIGLNNTDRFVDTLRRLGGVSVPETILHERGQLVDLISDYHQYFYGKKVALVGDPDQLIALTEFLVSIDMQPVHIVTGTQGKTFYKRIEEITKDAPFEPNVKEHGDMFLLHQWIKNEPVDLIIGNTYCKYMARDEDIPHIRHGFPIIDRVGHQYFPTVGYRGAIRLLEKIVDALLSRLDRDNPVESFELVY is encoded by the coding sequence ATGGATAAGCTTCTACGCCATACACCAACCGAGGTTGCAGAGCGCAAGGCGCTCTCCATCAACCCGGCCAAGACGTGCCAGCCCATCGGCGCCATGTACGCGGCGCTCGGCATCCACGGCTGCCTGCCGCACTCGCACGGTTCCCAGGGTTGCTGCGCCTACCACCGGTCCATGCTCACCAGGCACTACAAGGAGCCTGTTTCGGCGGCCACCAGCTCGTTTACCGAGGGTTCCTCGGTCTTCGGCGGCCAGTCCAACCTGCTCCAGGCCATCAACAATATATTCACGGTCTATGAGCCCGATGTCATCGCCGTGCACACCACGTGCCTCTCCGAGACCATCGGCGACGATGTGCCCCAGATCGTGGACAAGGCCAAGAAGGACGGCAAGGTTCCGGACAACAAGTACGTAGTCTCCGCCTCCACGCCGTCGTACGTCGGCTCCCACGTCACGGGCTTCGCCAACATGGTCCGCGGCATGATCAAGGACTTCGCCGAGCCTACGGGCAAGAAGAACGGCAAGGTCAACATCATCCCCGGCTTCGTGGAGCCCTCCGACATGGAAGAGGTCAAGCGCCTGGCCGAGCTGATGAAGGTGAAGACCATTGTCATGCCCGACACCTCCGGCGTGCTCAACGGCCCGCTGACCGGCGAGTTCCACATGTTCCCCGAAGGCGGCGTGACCGTGGATGAGCTGAAGGACAGCGCCAACAGCCGCGGCACCCTGGCTCTGGGCGAATGGGCCTCTGCCGAAGGCGCCCGGTACCTGGACACCGAGTACAAGGTTCCCTGCACCGTGCTGCCGCTGCCCATCGGCCTGAACAACACGGACCGGTTCGTGGACACCCTGCGGCGCCTTGGCGGCGTGAGCGTGCCCGAGACCATCCTGCACGAACGCGGCCAGCTCGTGGACCTCATCTCCGACTACCACCAGTACTTCTACGGCAAGAAGGTGGCTCTGGTCGGTGATCCAGACCAGCTCATCGCGCTCACCGAGTTCCTGGTCTCCATCGACATGCAGCCCGTGCACATTGTCACCGGTACGCAGGGCAAGACGTTCTACAAGCGCATCGAAGAGATTACCAAGGATGCGCCGTTCGAGCCGAACGTCAAGGAGCACGGCGACATGTTCCTGCTCCACCAGTGGATCAAGAACGAGCCTGTCGATCTGATCATTGGCAACACCTACTGCAAGTACATGGCCCGGGACGAGGATATTCCGCATATCCGCCACGGGTTCCCCATCATAGACCGTGTGGGACACCAGTACTTCCCCACCGTAGGTTATCGCGGAGCCATCAGGCTCCTGGAAAAGATAGTTGACGCGCTCCTCTCCCGCTTGGATCGCGACAACCCTGTGGAGAGCTTCGAGCTGGTTTACTAG